The following nucleotide sequence is from Streptomyces leeuwenhoekii.
GCCCTGGGCGACGCGCGGATCGTCCAGGTCCCGGGCGGCCCGGGCGAGGAGCAGCACCCGCAGCCCCCGCTCGTTGAGCCGGTCGGTCTCGGCCAGGGCCGGGTCGTCGTCGGGCAGCAGCACGTCGGGCGCGCCCAGCAGCCACGTACTGGACTCCCCGTCGCCCTCGCTGAAGGAGGCGCCGCTGTACTTGCGGGCGGAGGAGAAGGGCAGCGACTCGGTGCAGCGCCACTCCTCGCTGTCCGGGTAGGCGTCGATGATCGCCTGGAGGGAGGCGTTGGGGCGCGGATCGGACTCGCCGAGCGCGCCGAGCACCTGCCGTACGTACGGCTCCTCGGCCCCGTTCAGCAGGCGCAGCTCGGTGACGTCCATGCCGCCCTCGGTCAGCGTGCCCGTCTTGTCCAGGCACACCGTGTCGACGCGGGCGAGGCCCTCGATGGCGGGCAGCTCCTGCACCAGGCACTGCTTGCGGCCCAGCCGGATCACACCGATCGCGAAGGCGACGGAGGTGAGCAGGACGAGCCCTTCCGGCACCATCGGCACGATGCCGCCGACCGTGCGGGCGATGGAGTCCTTGAGGTCGTTGTCCTTGACGACGAGCTGGCTGATGATCAGACCGATCGCCGTCGGGACCATCATCCACGTGACGTACTTGAGGATCGTGGAGATGCCCGAGCGCAGCTCGGAGTGGACGAGGGTGAAGCGCGACGCCTCCTCGGCGAGCTGCGCGGCGTACGCCTCGCGTCCCACCTTGGTCGCCCGGAACGCCCCGCCGCCCGCCACCACGAAGCTGCCGGACATGACCGGGTCCCCCCGCCGTTTGACGACGGGATCGGCCTCACCGGTGAGCAGCGACTCGTCGATCTCCAGCCCGTCGGTCTCGACGCACACCCCGTCGACGACGACCTTGTCCCCGGGCCCGATCTCGATGACGTCGTCCAGCACGATCTCCGAGGTGCCGACCTCGGCGGCCACCCCGTCCCGGCGCACGGTCGGCCGCACCTCGCCGATCAGCGCGAGCGAGTCGAGGGTCTTCTTCGCCCGCCACTCCTGGATGATGCCGATCCCGGTGTTGGCGAGGATCACGAAGCCGAACAGGCTGTCCTGGATCGGCGCGACGATCAGCATGATCACCCACAGCACGCCGATGATCGCGTTGAAGCGGGTGAAGACGTTGGCGCGGACGATGTCGACGGTGGAGCGGCTGCTGCGCACCGGCACGTCGTTGACCTGCCCGCGCGCCACCCGCTCGGCGACCTGCGCGGCGGTCAGCCCGGCCGCCCTCGACGGCAGCGGCACGGGATGCACAGGGTCGAGTCCGGCGCCCGCGTCTATGTGCGACATGCATTCGACGGTACGTGCGGATGTACGCGTTCACCCCCCGAATGCCGGGAAGATCCGACCTGGGGAGGAGGGAGACGGGGCGAGGGTGATGCCGTGGTGCCGGTCGCGGTCCCCGCTGTAGTACCGGGGAGGGCCCGTGGCTACTGCGGGAGGTCCTCGGACGTCTCCCGCGCCGCCGCCCGCTTGATCGCCGCGTCCCTCCTGCGGACGTACCAGATGCCGATGAGGCCCAGTCCGCCGCCCGCCAGGCAGGTCCACAGCCACCAGGTGTGGCCGTGGTCGGCGAACCAGCCGTAGAAGGGAAGCTGCACCAGGAAGAGGACGAACCATACGAGGGTGCCGCCGGTGATGGTGGCGACCACGGGGCCCTCCAGGGGCTCCGGCGCCTCGTGCTTGGGGGTCCACTTCGCCATGCGCACAGCTTACGAGGCCGTGCGGCGGGGGCCGGGGGAGACCGGGTCCGGGGGAGCCGCTGGGGCGTCCCATGGGTCTACGCGCGGAGATGGCGCTATCGCGGTCGTACGTTCATACTGAAACCGTTTGTCTTTGTCCACTTCCGTTCGTAGAAAACACCAAGAGGCCGTGGGGGAGTCTCCTGGTGATGAGGTCCCGCATGTCCACCTCGGCCACCGCCCAGGTCCCCGCGCCTGACCAGCCGGAGGACCGGCCCCCCCACGGGGCGCTCGACCGCTACTTCAAGATCTCCGAGCGCGGCAGCACCGTCGCGCGCGAGGTCCGCGGCGGTCTCGCCACCTTCTTCGCGATGGCCTACATCATCGTGCTGAACCCGATCATCCTGGGCAGCGCGAAGGACATGTACGGCCATCAGCTCGACAACGGCCAACTGGTCACCGCGACCGCCCTGACCGCGGCCTTCACCACGCTGCTGATGGGTGTCCTCGGCAATGTGCCGATCGCGCTCGCCGCCGGTCTCGGTGTGAACTCGGTCGTCGCGCTCCAGCTCGCCCCGCGCATGTCCTGGCCGGACGCCATGGGCATGGTGGTGCTGGCCGGCTTCGTGGTGATGCTGCTGGTCGCCACCGGTCTGCGCGAGCGCGTCATGAACGCCGTGCCCTACGGCCTGCGCAAGGCCATCTCCATCGGCATCGGCCTGTTCATCATGCTGATCGGCCTGGTCGACTCCGGTTTCGTCTCCCGTATGCCGGACGCCGCCCACACCACCGTCCCGCTCCAGCTCGGCGCGGACGGGCACCTCAACGGCTGGCCGGTGCTGGTCTTCGTCCTCGGCGCGCTGCTCACCCTCGCGCTGATCGTGCGCAAGGTGCCCGGCGCCATCCTCATCTCGATCGTCGTCATGACGGTCGTGGCCGTCGTCATCCACGCGGTCGCCAAGGTGCCGTCCTGGGGTCTGACCACCCCGAAGTGGCCCGGCAACCCGGTCTCCACCCCGGACTTCGGCCTGGTCGGCCAGGTCAGCCTGTTCGGCGGCTTCGAGAAGGTCGGTGTGCTCACCGGCGTCCTGTTCGTCTTCACCGTCCTGCTGTCCTGCTTCTTCGACGCCATGGGCACGATCATGGGCGTCAGCGACGAGGCGAAGCTGACCGACGCCCAGGGCCAGATGCCCGGCATCAACAAGGTGCTGCTCATCGACGGTGTCGCGGTCGCCGCCGGCGGTGCCAGCTCCGCGTCGGCCACCACCTGCTTCGTCGAGTCCACGGCCGGCGTCGGCGAGGGCGCCCGCACCGGCCTCGCGAACGTGGTCACCGGCGCGCTGTTCGCGGTGGCCCTGTTCCTGACGCCGATCGCCACCATGGTCCCGTCCCAGGCGGCCACCCCGGCGCTGCTCGCGGTCGGCTTCCTGATCCTGTCGAACTCCATCAAGGAGATCGACTGGGCGGACTACACGATCGCCATCCCGGCCTTCGTCACGATGCTGATGATGCCGTTCACCTACTCGATCACCAACGGCATCGGCATGGGCTTCATCACCTTCTCGGTGCTGCGCCTGGCGGCCGGACGGGGCCGCGAGGTCCCGGCGGCGATGTACGTGGTGTCGGCGGTGTTCGCCTTCTACTGGCTGATGCCGGCCCTGGGGCTGACCTGAGGGTCCGGACCCCCTGGACCCCTGGACCGGGGGCCTGACCTGAGGGTATGAGCCGAGCCGCGGGGGTCAGACGGCCCCGTGGAAGCGCTCCGTCTCCTCGACGGCGGCCCCGAACCGCTCGTCGAAATCGCTGCGAATGAGCGTCCGGACGACATAGTCCTGGACGCTCATTCCTCTTCTGGCCGCATGGTGCCGGAGCCGTTCGAGCAGCTCCCCGTCTATCCGCAGGCTGAGCACGCTGGTCCCCATGGAGAGAGGGTCGCTTCACACGGCCGAACCATGGGTCGCTTTCCGGAACCTGCTCACTCCTTCGAGTGACATGGGGCGTCCGTGTCCGGAGTCACGGACGCCAAGCCCCACCCCGCTGGTATTTCGTCAGACTAATGAGTTACGCTAAAGACATGCCGGACCTCACCCATGGCGACGACGCTGCCGCCGTGAACTCTCTGCGCTCCGCCGTGATGCGGCTGTCCCGTCGGCTCAAGCACCAACGGGTCGACGAGTCGCTCAGCCCCACCGAGATGTCGGTGCTCGGCACCCTGGCCCGCTGTGGCCGGGCCACCCCGGGCGAGCTCGCCCGCAAGGAACACGTCCAGCCGCCGTCGATGACCCGCATCGTGGCCCTGCTGGAGGCGAAGGGGCTGGTCCGTCTGGAGCCACACCCCGAGGACCGGCGCCAGAAGGTCGTGACGCAGACCGAGCAGGCCGAGGCGATGCTCGAGGAGAGCCGCCGCAAGCGGAACGCGTTCCTGGCCTCGCTGGTGGAGGAACTCGACGAGGACGAGTGGGCGTCACTGCGCGCCGCCGCCCCCGTGCTGGAGAAGCTCGCACACCTGTAACGCGCGATCCCGAGGAGGCGACCCTTTTGAGTACGGGACCCGGAGCAGCTTCCGCCCCCGCACCCCGCACCCACGACATCCCCCGCAAGACGTCGATGTTCTCCTCCCTGAAGGTCAGGAACTACCGCCTGTTCTTCCTGGGGCAGGTCGTCTCCAACATCGGTACCTGGATGCAGCGCATCGCCCAGGACTGGCTGGTGCTCTCCCTCACCGGTTCCTCCGCCGCCGTCGGCATCACCACGGCCCTGCAGTTCCTGCCGATGCTGCTCTTCGGCCTGTACGGCGGCGTCCTCGTCGACCGCCTGCGCAAGCGCCCCGCCCTGCTCGTCACCCAGACGTCGATGGCGCTCACGGCGCTGTTCCTGGCCGTCCTCACCCTCACCGGCCACGTCCAGGTCTGGCACGTCTACGTCGCCGCCTTCGCGATGGGCCTGGCCACCGTCGTCGACAACCCGGCCCGTCAGTCCTTCGTCTCCGAGCTGGTCGGCCGCGACCAGCTCCACAACGCGGTCAGCCTGAACTCCGCCAACTTCCAGTCCGCCCGCCTGGTCGGCCCGGCCGTCGCCGGCCTGATGATCACCGGCGTGGGCACCGGCTGGGCGTTCCTCTTCAACGGCCTGTCCTTCGTCGCGCCCCTGACCGGCCTGCTGCTGATGCGCGCCCGTGAGCTGCACGTCGTCGAGCGCGCCCCGCGCGCCAAGGGACAGCTCCGCGAGGGCCTGCGCTATGTCGCCACCCGGCCCGAGCTCACCTGGACCATCGTCCTGGTCGGCTTCATCGGCACCTTCGGCTTCAACTTCCCGGTCTTCCTCTCCGCCTTCGCCGACGACGTCTTCCACGCGGGCGCGGGCGAGTACAGCCTGTTCAACACCCTGATGGCCGTCGGCTCGCTCACCGGCGCGCTGCTGGCCGCCCGGCGCGGCAACGCCCGGCTGCGGGTGCTGATCGCGGCGGCCGTCGCCTTCGGCGTGCTGGAGATCGTGGCCGCGCTCTCGCCGTCGCTGTGGCTGTTCGCCCTGCTGATGGTCCCGATAGGCGTCTTCAGCATGACGGTCAACGTCACCGCCAACACCAGCATCCAGATGGCCACCGACCCGGCCATGCGGGGCCGCGTGATGTCCCTCTACATGATGGTCTTCCTCGGCGGCTCCCCGATCGGCGCCCCGATCGTCGGCTGGATCACCGACACCTACGGCGCCCGGGTCGGCTTCGCCGCCGGCGGCGCCATCGCGGCCACCGCCGCCGCGGTGATCGCCGTGGTCCTGGCCCGGCGCGGCAATCTGCGCCTGTCGGTCGGCTGGGACCACGGCCACCCGCGGGTGCGGTTCGAGCGGCGCGAGGAGCTCGCGCCGGCGGCTTAGCCCCCGGCCGGGCGGGGCGCGTCAGTCGCGGGGGAACTCACCGGTCTTGAGGACGAGACCGACTGCGGTGCCGGTGAGGTCGATGTCCTCGCCGAAGCCGAAACTCACGCTGCTGTGGTAGCTGCCGTCCTTCGGCAGAGTGTGCAGATGCCACTCGGCGGTGTACGGGTCGACGATCAGGTAGACCGGCACCTCGGCGGCGGCGTAGGCGTCTCTCTTCGGCCCGTAGTCGTTGCCCGCGGTGTTCTTCGAGATCACCTCGGCGACGAATTCGACGTCCTCGTGGCGCCAGTGGCCCTTGCCGTCCCGCGTGGCGCCCTCCGCGAGCGCCACCACGTCGGAGGCGAACCCGTTCAGACGCCCCGGGTAGTCGATACGGACGTCGGACTTCAGGCGATTGCGGGGGTACGTGGCGCGCAGTTGCTCGTAGATGTCCGCGATGATGTCCCAGTGGGTGTCCCGCTGCGGCGTCATGAAGATGTGACCCCCGACGATCTCGGTCTTGTATCCCTCGGGGACGGGCATCTTCTCCAGCCACTCGAACATGACGTCCAAGGTCAGCTCGCCGCTCTCGTCGGCCATCTCGATCCTGTCTGCGCATTCTGCGAGCACGGTCATCGTGGCGCTCCTCCCCGGCCGCGCCTCGGGCGAACGCGCGGCCGCGCGGTACAACGATACGCACGGTGACCGGGACACGCCCGGGACGGCGCGGGCCGGGCGGGCACACTGGCCCCATGAGACTCTTCGCCGCCGTGCTGCCCCCCGACGAGGCGCTCCGGTCGCTCGCCGCCGAGGTCGACCGGCTGAAGCGGCTGCCCGGCGCCGACGGGCTGCGCTGGACCGGCCGCCCGGGCTGGCACCTCACCCTCGCCTTCTACGGCGAGGTCGACGACACCCTCGTACCGGATCTGTCGGAGCGCCTGGCACGGGCCGCCCACCGCACCCCGCCCTTCGGGCTGGCCCTGAGCGGCGGCGGCCAGTTCGGCCGGGGCCGCGCCCTGTGGGCGGGGGCCGAGGGGGACCTGCGCACCCTGGCGCTGCTGGCCGACCGTGCCGAGGCGGCCGGGCGCAAGGCGGGCGTGGAGATGGGGGAGCACCGCCGTTACAAGGCCCACCTGACGGTGGCGCGCAGCCGGGAGGCGATCGACCCGCGCCCGTACGTCGAGGCCCTCGCGGACTTCGCCGGCCCCGCGTGGACCGTGGCGGAGCTGGTCCTGGTCCGCAGCAACCTGCCGAGGTCCGCGAACGCGGGCGAGCGGCCCCGCTACGAGGCGGTCGGCCGCTGGCCGCTGGGCGCGTCCGGTTAGGCTCGAAGCGTGGATCCCAAGACCCGGAACCGGATCATGGCCGGTGTGCTCGTGCTGATGCTCGTGGTGGTGGCGGTGGCGGCGGCCGTCGGATAGCGCCCGGCAGGCGCCGACCGGACCGGCCGCCGCCCCGCCCCGTGGCATGCCCGTGGCTACCAGGCGAACGCCTCCGGCGAGGGCCCCGGCCCGGGGAAGATCTCGTCCAGCCCGGACAGCAGCTCGCGCGGCAGCTCCAGCTCGACGGCGCGCAGTGCCGAGGCGAGCTGGTCGGCGGTGCGCGGGCCGACGATCGGCCCGGTCACGCCGGGCCGGGTCAGCAGCCAGGCCAGCGCGGCCTCGCCCGGCTCCACCCCGTGCTTGTCGAGCAGGTCCTCGTACGCCTGGACCTGCGCCCGCACCGCGGGGTCGTCGAGCGCGTCGGCGGCCCGTCCGGAGGCCCGCCGGCCGCCCTGGACCTGCTTCTTGATCACGCCGCCCAGCAGCCCGCCGTGCAGCGGCGACCACGGGATGACGCCGAGTCCGTAGTCCTGCGCGGCCGGGATGACCTCCATCTCGGCGCGGCGCTCGGCGAGGTTGTACAGGCACTGCTCGCTGACCAGGCCGATGGTCCCGCCCCGCCGCGCGGCGATCTCGTTGGCCTGCGCGATCTTGTAGCCGGGGAAGTTGCTGGACCCGGCGTAGAGGATCTTGCCCTGCTGGACGAGGACGTCGACGGCCTGCCAGATCTCCTCGA
It contains:
- a CDS encoding HAD-IC family P-type ATPase, with the translated sequence MSHIDAGAGLDPVHPVPLPSRAAGLTAAQVAERVARGQVNDVPVRSSRSTVDIVRANVFTRFNAIIGVLWVIMLIVAPIQDSLFGFVILANTGIGIIQEWRAKKTLDSLALIGEVRPTVRRDGVAAEVGTSEIVLDDVIEIGPGDKVVVDGVCVETDGLEIDESLLTGEADPVVKRRGDPVMSGSFVVAGGGAFRATKVGREAYAAQLAEEASRFTLVHSELRSGISTILKYVTWMMVPTAIGLIISQLVVKDNDLKDSIARTVGGIVPMVPEGLVLLTSVAFAIGVIRLGRKQCLVQELPAIEGLARVDTVCLDKTGTLTEGGMDVTELRLLNGAEEPYVRQVLGALGESDPRPNASLQAIIDAYPDSEEWRCTESLPFSSARKYSGASFSEGDGESSTWLLGAPDVLLPDDDPALAETDRLNERGLRVLLLARAARDLDDPRVAQGAEPAALVVLEQRLRPDAADTLRYFADQNVAAKVISGDNAVSVGAVAAKLGLSGATVDARRLPSDRDGMAHALEEGTVFGRVGPQQKRDMVGALQSHGHTVAMTGDGVNDVLALKDADIGVAMGSGSEATRAVAQIVLLNNSFATLPSVVAEGRRVIGNITRVATLFLVKTVYSVLLAILVVCWQVEYPFLPRHLTLLSTLTIGVPAFFLALAPNKERARPHFVRRVMRYAIPGGVLAAAATFGTYLVARHFYDGPGALEAETSAATLTLFLISLWVLAIVARPYTWWRIGLVATMGGGFLVVLVVPWLQDFFALRLVGVTMPWVAVGIAAGAAAVLEVLWRWVGRRVPA
- a CDS encoding DUF2530 domain-containing protein gives rise to the protein MAKWTPKHEAPEPLEGPVVATITGGTLVWFVLFLVQLPFYGWFADHGHTWWLWTCLAGGGLGLIGIWYVRRRDAAIKRAAARETSEDLPQ
- a CDS encoding NCS2 family permease codes for the protein MSTSATAQVPAPDQPEDRPPHGALDRYFKISERGSTVAREVRGGLATFFAMAYIIVLNPIILGSAKDMYGHQLDNGQLVTATALTAAFTTLLMGVLGNVPIALAAGLGVNSVVALQLAPRMSWPDAMGMVVLAGFVVMLLVATGLRERVMNAVPYGLRKAISIGIGLFIMLIGLVDSGFVSRMPDAAHTTVPLQLGADGHLNGWPVLVFVLGALLTLALIVRKVPGAILISIVVMTVVAVVIHAVAKVPSWGLTTPKWPGNPVSTPDFGLVGQVSLFGGFEKVGVLTGVLFVFTVLLSCFFDAMGTIMGVSDEAKLTDAQGQMPGINKVLLIDGVAVAAGGASSASATTCFVESTAGVGEGARTGLANVVTGALFAVALFLTPIATMVPSQAATPALLAVGFLILSNSIKEIDWADYTIAIPAFVTMLMMPFTYSITNGIGMGFITFSVLRLAAGRGREVPAAMYVVSAVFAFYWLMPALGLT
- a CDS encoding ribbon-helix-helix protein, CopG family, whose translation is MGTSVLSLRIDGELLERLRHHAARRGMSVQDYVVRTLIRSDFDERFGAAVEETERFHGAV
- a CDS encoding MarR family winged helix-turn-helix transcriptional regulator, which gives rise to MPDLTHGDDAAAVNSLRSAVMRLSRRLKHQRVDESLSPTEMSVLGTLARCGRATPGELARKEHVQPPSMTRIVALLEAKGLVRLEPHPEDRRQKVVTQTEQAEAMLEESRRKRNAFLASLVEELDEDEWASLRAAAPVLEKLAHL
- a CDS encoding MFS transporter, translating into MSTGPGAASAPAPRTHDIPRKTSMFSSLKVRNYRLFFLGQVVSNIGTWMQRIAQDWLVLSLTGSSAAVGITTALQFLPMLLFGLYGGVLVDRLRKRPALLVTQTSMALTALFLAVLTLTGHVQVWHVYVAAFAMGLATVVDNPARQSFVSELVGRDQLHNAVSLNSANFQSARLVGPAVAGLMITGVGTGWAFLFNGLSFVAPLTGLLLMRARELHVVERAPRAKGQLREGLRYVATRPELTWTIVLVGFIGTFGFNFPVFLSAFADDVFHAGAGEYSLFNTLMAVGSLTGALLAARRGNARLRVLIAAAVAFGVLEIVAALSPSLWLFALLMVPIGVFSMTVNVTANTSIQMATDPAMRGRVMSLYMMVFLGGSPIGAPIVGWITDTYGARVGFAAGGAIAATAAAVIAVVLARRGNLRLSVGWDHGHPRVRFERREELAPAA
- a CDS encoding Uma2 family endonuclease produces the protein MTVLAECADRIEMADESGELTLDVMFEWLEKMPVPEGYKTEIVGGHIFMTPQRDTHWDIIADIYEQLRATYPRNRLKSDVRIDYPGRLNGFASDVVALAEGATRDGKGHWRHEDVEFVAEVISKNTAGNDYGPKRDAYAAAEVPVYLIVDPYTAEWHLHTLPKDGSYHSSVSFGFGEDIDLTGTAVGLVLKTGEFPRD
- the thpR gene encoding RNA 2',3'-cyclic phosphodiesterase, with the translated sequence MRLFAAVLPPDEALRSLAAEVDRLKRLPGADGLRWTGRPGWHLTLAFYGEVDDTLVPDLSERLARAAHRTPPFGLALSGGGQFGRGRALWAGAEGDLRTLALLADRAEAAGRKAGVEMGEHRRYKAHLTVARSREAIDPRPYVEALADFAGPAWTVAELVLVRSNLPRSANAGERPRYEAVGRWPLGASG
- a CDS encoding aldo/keto reductase, whose protein sequence is MKYTQLGRTGLKVSRLVLGTMNFGPQTDEADSHAIMDAALDAGINFFDTANVYGWGENKGRTESIIGNWFAQGGGRRDKVVLATKVYGNMGPDGGEVWPNHDKLSAVNIRRAVDASLQRLRTDYIDLYQFHHIDRNTPFEEIWQAVDVLVQQGKILYAGSSNFPGYKIAQANEIAARRGGTIGLVSEQCLYNLAERRAEMEVIPAAQDYGLGVIPWSPLHGGLLGGVIKKQVQGGRRASGRAADALDDPAVRAQVQAYEDLLDKHGVEPGEAALAWLLTRPGVTGPIVGPRTADQLASALRAVELELPRELLSGLDEIFPGPGPSPEAFAW